One region of Ictalurus punctatus breed USDA103 chromosome 6, Coco_2.0, whole genome shotgun sequence genomic DNA includes:
- the wipf1a gene encoding WAS/WASL-interacting protein family member 1a isoform X1 → MPGPPPPPPPPPPTLALANTEKPSLSRSEQHGRNALLSDISKGARLKKAVTNDRSAPVFDKPKGGGASGGGSGGGLGGGAAGGLGGLFQGGMPRLKSAGGGSARPPMPPTGGRFPAPSGGTPPRFPDSPSGRSNLSRGSVPPVPSSTSASPRSSHPGGPPPIPGSRFPSSPSTPPTMPGRRPSIPVNPAPPGRQTSLPPPPVPSSTRPSPNAVSSGSSNDFPPPPPPVGGNRSFPPPPVPSSARPSPNTFSSGSSNDFPPPPPPGGNRSSLPPPPVPSSARSSPNTFSTGSSNDFPPPPPPVGGNRSSFPPPPVPTSARPNFSTGSSDDFPPPPPSTGGHRASFSLPPVPPSSHPPLPTPPSGSDDFPPPPPPVGGSRTSFSSDGYPPPPPSGSKPGPRSMGSAPPPLPSGRGDLPPLPPTPAKEPTSTTSHRNSFSNPPPVPRPAGSAPPPPPPSSRPPQAGKATSIRSSPLPPPPPGDSRGGTPPAPPPNHPIGNRGAGRPPPPPDRPGAGGFPPPPPPSMDNGYQSSPQNSTDEWEMRFPFHQISELPPPEPYISISKTYPSKAGKNDGKAGTVQRERGAPPLPPIPR, encoded by the exons ATGCCTGGTcctccacccccaccaccaccccctcCTCCAACCTTAGCTTTG gcaAACACTGAAAAACCATCACTGTCCAGATCCGAGCAACACGGGAGAAATGCTTTACTCTCAGATATCAGCAAAGGCGCCCGACTGAAAAAAGCTGTCACCAATGACCGCAGTGCTCCAGTATTTGATA AGCCCAAAGGGGGTGGGGCTTCTGGTGGAGGTAGTGGTGGTGGTTTAGGAGGCGGAGCTGCAGGTGGACTTGGGGGACTGTTCCAGGGTGGGATGCCAAGACTAAAATCTGCAGGAGGTGGCTCAG CGAGGCCACCTATGCCACCCACCGGTGGGAGATTCCCAGCACCAAGTGGTGGAACTCCTCCTCGTTTCCCGGACTCTCCTTCTGGGCGATCGAACTTGAGCAGAGGCAGTGTTCCACCTGTGCCTTCCTCTACATCTGCCTCTCCACGCAGTTCACATCCTGGTGGCCCTCCGCCCATACCGGGAAGTCGATTCCCAAGCTCCCCTTCTACCCCACCAACAATGCCAGGTCGGCGCCCCAGCATTCCTGTAAACCCTGCTCCCCCTGGCCGCCAAACATctttaccaccaccaccagttCCCTCTAGTACCCGTCCATCTCCTAACGCAGTTTCCTCTGGATCCTCGAATGATTTcccccctccaccaccaccagtaGGAGGAAACAGGTCGTTTCCACCACCCCCCGTTCCCTCTAGTGCCCGTCCATCTCCTAACACATTTTCCTCTGGATCCTCGAATGATTTcccccctccaccaccaccaggAGGAAACAGGTCATCGTTGCCACCACCCCCTGTTCCCTCTAGTGCCCGATCATCTCCTAACACATTTTCCACTGGATCCTCGAATGATTTcccccctccaccaccaccagtaGGAGGAAACAGGTCATCGTTTCCACCACCTCCTGTTCCCACAAGTGCCCGACCAAATTTTTCCACAGGCAGCTCAGATGattttccccctcctcctccatccacaGGAGGACATAGGGCATCTTTTTCATTACCCCCAGTTCCCCCTAGTAGCCACCCTCCACTTCCTACACCTCCTTCTGGGTCAGATGAttttcctcctccaccaccacctgTTGGAGGAAGCAGAACATCATTTTCTAGTGATGGGTATCCACCACCACCCCCATCAGGAAGTAAACCAGGACCGAGATCTATGGGTAGTGCCCCACCACCACTCCCTTCAGGAAGAGGAGACCTGCCACCACTGCCTCCTACACCAGCAAAGGAGCCAACCAGTACAACCTCTCATAGAAATTCTTTTAGTAACCCACCACCTGTCCCACGACCTGCGGGGTCTgccccaccaccacctccacccaGTTCAAGACCACCACAAGCAGGAAAAGCCACATCTATACGATCTA GTCCTCTTCCACCACCTCCTCCAGGGGACAGCCGAGGAGGTACTCCACCTGCACCTCCTCCTAATCACCCTATTGGTAACCGAGGAGCTGGCAGACCTCCCCCTCCTCCGGATAGGCCTGGGGCAGGAGGGTTCCCTCCTCCCCCGCCCCCTTCCATGGACAATGGCTACCAGAGCTCACCTCAGAACAGCACAG ATGAATGGGAAATGAGGTTTCCCTTCCATCAAATTTCTGAGCTGCCCCCACCTGAGCCTTACATTTCCATCAGTAAGACGTACCCCAGCAAGGCTGGTAAGAATGATGGCAAAG
- the wipf1a gene encoding WAS/WASL-interacting protein family member 1a isoform X2, with translation MPGPPPPPPPPPPTLALANTEKPSLSRSEQHGRNALLSDISKGARLKKAVTNDRSAPVFDKPKGGGASGGGSGGGLGGGAAGGLGGLFQGGMPRLKSAGGGSARPPMPPTGGRFPAPSGGTPPRFPDSPSGRSNLSRGSVPPVPSSTSASPRSSHPGGPPPIPGSRFPSSPSTPPTMPGRRPSIPVNPAPPGRQTSLPPPPVPSSTRPSPNAVSSGSSNDFPPPPPPVGGNRSFPPPPVPSSARPSPNTFSSGSSNDFPPPPPPGGNRSSLPPPPVPSSARSSPNTFSTGSSNDFPPPPPPVGGNRSSFPPPPVPTSARPNFSTGSSDDFPPPPPSTGGHRASFSLPPVPPSSHPPLPTPPSGSDDFPPPPPPVGGSRTSFSSDGYPPPPPSGSKPGPRSMGSAPPPLPSGRGDLPPLPPTPAKEPTSTTSHRNSFSNPPPVPRPAGSAPPPPPPSSRPPQAGKATSIRSSPLPPPPPGDSRGGTPPAPPPNHPIGNRGAGRPPPPPDRPGAGGFPPPPPPSMDNGYQSSPQNSTDEWEMRFPFHQISELPPPEPYISISKTYPSKAGKNDGKGTVQRERGAPPLPPIPR, from the exons ATGCCTGGTcctccacccccaccaccaccccctcCTCCAACCTTAGCTTTG gcaAACACTGAAAAACCATCACTGTCCAGATCCGAGCAACACGGGAGAAATGCTTTACTCTCAGATATCAGCAAAGGCGCCCGACTGAAAAAAGCTGTCACCAATGACCGCAGTGCTCCAGTATTTGATA AGCCCAAAGGGGGTGGGGCTTCTGGTGGAGGTAGTGGTGGTGGTTTAGGAGGCGGAGCTGCAGGTGGACTTGGGGGACTGTTCCAGGGTGGGATGCCAAGACTAAAATCTGCAGGAGGTGGCTCAG CGAGGCCACCTATGCCACCCACCGGTGGGAGATTCCCAGCACCAAGTGGTGGAACTCCTCCTCGTTTCCCGGACTCTCCTTCTGGGCGATCGAACTTGAGCAGAGGCAGTGTTCCACCTGTGCCTTCCTCTACATCTGCCTCTCCACGCAGTTCACATCCTGGTGGCCCTCCGCCCATACCGGGAAGTCGATTCCCAAGCTCCCCTTCTACCCCACCAACAATGCCAGGTCGGCGCCCCAGCATTCCTGTAAACCCTGCTCCCCCTGGCCGCCAAACATctttaccaccaccaccagttCCCTCTAGTACCCGTCCATCTCCTAACGCAGTTTCCTCTGGATCCTCGAATGATTTcccccctccaccaccaccagtaGGAGGAAACAGGTCGTTTCCACCACCCCCCGTTCCCTCTAGTGCCCGTCCATCTCCTAACACATTTTCCTCTGGATCCTCGAATGATTTcccccctccaccaccaccaggAGGAAACAGGTCATCGTTGCCACCACCCCCTGTTCCCTCTAGTGCCCGATCATCTCCTAACACATTTTCCACTGGATCCTCGAATGATTTcccccctccaccaccaccagtaGGAGGAAACAGGTCATCGTTTCCACCACCTCCTGTTCCCACAAGTGCCCGACCAAATTTTTCCACAGGCAGCTCAGATGattttccccctcctcctccatccacaGGAGGACATAGGGCATCTTTTTCATTACCCCCAGTTCCCCCTAGTAGCCACCCTCCACTTCCTACACCTCCTTCTGGGTCAGATGAttttcctcctccaccaccacctgTTGGAGGAAGCAGAACATCATTTTCTAGTGATGGGTATCCACCACCACCCCCATCAGGAAGTAAACCAGGACCGAGATCTATGGGTAGTGCCCCACCACCACTCCCTTCAGGAAGAGGAGACCTGCCACCACTGCCTCCTACACCAGCAAAGGAGCCAACCAGTACAACCTCTCATAGAAATTCTTTTAGTAACCCACCACCTGTCCCACGACCTGCGGGGTCTgccccaccaccacctccacccaGTTCAAGACCACCACAAGCAGGAAAAGCCACATCTATACGATCTA GTCCTCTTCCACCACCTCCTCCAGGGGACAGCCGAGGAGGTACTCCACCTGCACCTCCTCCTAATCACCCTATTGGTAACCGAGGAGCTGGCAGACCTCCCCCTCCTCCGGATAGGCCTGGGGCAGGAGGGTTCCCTCCTCCCCCGCCCCCTTCCATGGACAATGGCTACCAGAGCTCACCTCAGAACAGCACAG ATGAATGGGAAATGAGGTTTCCCTTCCATCAAATTTCTGAGCTGCCCCCACCTGAGCCTTACATTTCCATCAGTAAGACGTACCCCAGCAAGGCTGGTAAGAATGATGGCAAAG